CAGCGCCTCAAAGCCGGTGGGCAGCCGTTTTTCCTCGGCGTCGGTTTCGTGAAGCCTCATCTGCCCTTCACCTGCCCGCAAAAGTATTGGGATCTGTATCCGGCGGAGTCGATCCAGCTCCCCGCAAATGCGCAGCGCCCCAAAGGCGCGCCGGAGCCTGCTTTTCACAACAACTACGAGCTGCGCAGCTACGGCACCGTGCCTGAGAACGGCAAGGTGACGGACGCGATGGCTTTGAATCTCATCCGCGGCTATCGCGCCTGCGTGAGCTTCATGGACGCACAGCTTGGTCGCGTACTCGATGAGCTGGACCGGCTCGGTTTGCGTGAAAACACGCTCATCGTGCTCTGGGGCGATCACGGCTACCACCTCGGCGAAAACGGCGTCTTCACGAAAATGACCAACTTCGAGAACGGCACCCGCGTGCCACTCATCGTGAGCCTTCCCGGCATGAAAACAGCAGGCCAGCGCTCAAAAGCCCTCGTGGAGTTGGTCGATCTCTATCCCACGCTGGCAGAGCTGTGCGCATTGCCGCTGCCGAAGCATCTCGAAGGCACCAGCTTTGCCCCGTTGCTCGAAAAGCCTGATCAACCGTGGAAAAAAGCCGCCTTCAGCCAATACCTCCGCACCGGCAAACCGCCCTACACCGGCCGCAGCATCCGCACCGAACGCTGGCGATACACGGAGTGGCACGATTTGAAGCAGCAGCCTGCGGGCACCGAGCTGTATGATGAACTCAACGACCCGCAGGAGACGACCAACCTTGCTGGTGATTCAGAACATGCGGAGACGCTGAAGGAACTTGCTGAGAAGTTGAAAGTAGGTTGGAAAGCATCGCTGCCATGAACCGCCGCCACTTTCTCC
Above is a genomic segment from Prosthecobacter sp. containing:
- a CDS encoding sulfatase; amino-acid sequence: MRRLLFSISSFVILHSSFAAKPLNVLFIAVDDLRPELDCYGAAHMKTPSTDKLAAGGMLFERAYCQVAVCNPSRSSVLSGTRPDTTGVLDNQHFMRPNMPDVVTLPQHFKNHGYTSLSLGKIFHHSEREPGDDPQSWSEPAWYHGEPYRHWFTKESLDYVKQLKALPKAKQPKQLRAAPFEAADEPDGSYPDAQTAEKAIETLQRLKAGGQPFFLGVGFVKPHLPFTCPQKYWDLYPAESIQLPANAQRPKGAPEPAFHNNYELRSYGTVPENGKVTDAMALNLIRGYRACVSFMDAQLGRVLDELDRLGLRENTLIVLWGDHGYHLGENGVFTKMTNFENGTRVPLIVSLPGMKTAGQRSKALVELVDLYPTLAELCALPLPKHLEGTSFAPLLEKPDQPWKKAAFSQYLRTGKPPYTGRSIRTERWRYTEWHDLKQQPAGTELYDELNDPQETTNLAGDSEHAETLKELAEKLKVGWKASLP